TATGTTTCGAATCGTCCCAACGCATCGCAAGTCGCCGGCAGCTCGCAAATCTGGTCTATCAATGCGGATGGGACGGACGCGAAGCCTATAACAAACGTGCCCACGGGCGCGAGCGGCGTAACGATTTCTCCCGACGGCAAGCTGGTTATGTACACGAGCGCCGTTTATCCGGCTTGTGAGCCGCAAAACGCGGCCTCCGGAGTCGATTACGGAACGGCGTGCAATAGGAGCAATCTCGACAAAGATGCAGCGAACGTGGTGAAGGCCCGCGTGTACACATCGCTGCTGTATCGGCATTGGAACGAGTACTCAGGCGCGCGGCGGCGGCATTTACTCATTCAAACGCTGAATGACACGGGAAGGATCCGCGATCTTACCCCGGGCGACCGCGACACGCCTCCATTCTCGCTGGGCGGCCCGGATGCGTATGTCTTTTCGCCCGACAGCACGCAAATCGCGTTTGTCGCCAACAACGACGCCGACCTCTCGAGCAGTACCAACTCCGACCTCTTCACGGTTCCCGCTTCCGGCGGCCCGATCAAACGCATCACCACCAATCCTGGCGCGGATGAAGGTCCGCTCTACTCACCCGACGGGAAATATCTTGCATATCGCACACAAAGCCGCGCCGGTTACGAAAGCGATCAGTGGCGTCTCGCGGTTTTGGACGTGCAGGCGAACCGGACCACGACGCTGACCGATACGCTCGACCGGTGGGTTGAATCGTTCACCTGGTCGTCCGATTCTCAACGGATTTTCTTCACGATCGACGATCGGGGCGGCAGCCCTTTGCTCATGATTTCGGCCACGGGCGGCACGCCGCGCACCATCGCCCAAGGGCCGACTTCGATCACCGCGATGCGCTTCACGTCCGGCGACCAGATGATGATTTATCTGGAGGAGAGCGGCTCACATCCACCGGAGATCTACAAGGCGACTTCACGGGGCGGTAGCGGCGTTCCCATGACGCACCTGAATGACGCCGTGACAAACATCTATCAGTTGACTCCATTGGAACAGGTTTCGGTCGATGGCGCCGACGGCTCGAAGGTCGAAAGCTTCATTGTGAAACCGCCGGACTTCAACCCGGCGATCCGGTATCCGGTTTTGTTCGCGGTCCACGGAGGCCCGCAGGGCGAATGGGGCGAATCCTGGACCTACCGCTGGAACGCGCAG
The sequence above is a segment of the Terriglobia bacterium genome. Coding sequences within it:
- a CDS encoding S9 family peptidase, whose protein sequence is MRNAALPALLLIVTGSPAWTAKLPFTFDAMTRLARIDDPQVSPDDKWVAFSVATVDLANNAVPSQIYVIPIAGGSPQRLTNEGTSNTRPRWTPDSKRIFYVSNRPNASQVAGSSQIWSINADGTDAKPITNVPTGASGVTISPDGKLVMYTSAVYPACEPQNAASGVDYGTACNRSNLDKDAANVVKARVYTSLLYRHWNEYSGARRRHLLIQTLNDTGRIRDLTPGDRDTPPFSLGGPDAYVFSPDSTQIAFVANNDADLSSSTNSDLFTVPASGGPIKRITTNPGADEGPLYSPDGKYLAYRTQSRAGYESDQWRLAVLDVQANRTTTLTDTLDRWVESFTWSSDSQRIFFTIDDRGGSPLLMISATGGTPRTIAQGPTSITAMRFTSGDQMMIYLEESGSHPPEIYKATSRGGSGVPMTHLNDAVTNIYQLTPLEQVSVDGADGSKVESFIVKPPDFNPAIRYPVLFAVHGGPQGEWGESWTYRWNAQVFAAAGYVVVLSNPHGSVGYGQAFTDAINGDWGGRVYTDVMATADYAASLPYVDRDRMVAAGGSYGGYLIDWILGHTNRFKALVSHAGPFDLRSEAETTEELWFPKWEFHGLPWDNPGLYDQWSPSTFVKNFKTPTLVTQGEMDYRVPVGQSQQLFTALQQMKVPSKLVQFPDEGHWILKPRNSQFWYAAVIEWLNQYARPDGSSTRGATNQVQH